The following are encoded together in the Carettochelys insculpta isolate YL-2023 chromosome 24, ASM3395843v1, whole genome shotgun sequence genome:
- the BSDC1 gene encoding BSD domain-containing protein 1 isoform X5, whose translation MKRDLTEFTQVVQHDTACTIAATASVVKDKLVKTEGSSGTTEKVKKGLADFLGVISDTFAPSPDKTIDCDVITLMATPSGTTEPYDSTKARLYTLQSDPATYCNEPDGPAELFETWLSQFNLEEKKGQISELLVTSPSIRALYTKMVPVAVSHSEFWQRYFYKVHHLEQEEVRREALKQRAEQSVHCEEPGWEEEEEEFLGMSPLPCVNLKSPEEENQTTSVPASAAAPLTQEEGPIPSLKEPAEESLSGLATVPAQVSPSESSESVSLVTQIANPASVPDVQLQTGAQLSGTRDLSQRLMEATSEEQVSQPNPAASSQPPPAAHLAMSSEPRGSAGLKEQAESKPRSQQETLKGDGLTDLRVFELNSDSGKSTPSNNGKKGSSTDISEDWEKDFDLDMTEEEVQLALSKVEVSGELEDEEWEDWE comes from the exons ATGAAGCGGGACCTGACTGAGTTCACCCAGGTGGTGCAGCATGACACAGCATGTACGATTGCTGCTACGGCCAGCGTGGTCAAGGATAAACTGGTT AAGACAGAAGGCTCCTCAGGCACAACCGAGAAGGTGAAGAAAGGACTTGCAGACTTTCTGGGCGTCATCTCAGACACATTCGCTCCTTCTCCAGATAAGACCATCGACTGTGATGTCATAACGCTGATGGCAACACCCTCTGGTACTACGGAACCATACGACAGCACCAAG GCTCGTCTCTACACCCTGCAGTCGGACCCAGCAACCTATTGCAATGAACCGGATG GCCCAGCTGAACTCTTTGAGACCTGGCTCTCGCAGTTTAACCTAGAGGAGAAGAAGGGGCAGATCTCGGAGCTGCTAGTGACTAGCCCCTCCATCCGGGCTCTCTACACCAAGATG GTGCCAGTGGCTGTTTCTCATTCGGAATTCTGGCAGCGCTACTTCTATAAAGTCCATCACCTGGAGCAG GAGGAGGTTCGAAGGGAAGCACTGAAGCAAAGGGCAGAGCAGAGCGTGCATTgcgaggagccaggctgggaagaggaagagg AGGAATTTTTGGGGATGTCGCCCCTACCGTGTGTGAATTTGAAATCTCCAGAAGAGGAAAATCAAACCACATCTGTCCCTGCAtcagcagctgctcccctgacCCAGGAGGAAGGTCCCATCCCCAGCCTAAAAGAGCCAGCAGAGGAAAGCTTGTCTGGTCTTGCTACAGTCCCAGCCCAGGTGTCCCCATCTGAGAGCAGTGAGAGTGTGTCCCTTGTGACTCAGATTGCAAACCCTGCCTCTGTGCCTGATGTGCAGTTACAGACTGGAGCACAGCTGTCTGGGACCAGGGACCTCTCCCAAAGGCTAATGGAAGCTACTTCGGAAGAGCAGGTCTCCCAGCCAAATCCAGCAGcatcttcacagcctcctccagctgctcaTCTGGCAATGTCTTCAGAGCCACGGGGCTCTGCTGGGCTCAAGGAGCAGGCAGAGAGCAAGCCCAGGAGCCAGCAAGAGACTCTGAAAGGGGATGGGCTGACAGATTTACGAGTCTTTGAGCTGAACTCAGACAGTGGGAAATCCACTCCCTCCAACAACGGAAAGAAAG GCTCCAGCACAGATATAAGTGAGGACTGGGAGAAGGACTTTGATTTGGACATGACAGAAGAAGAAGTGCAGCTGGCTCTTTCGAAGGTGGAGGTGTCGGGAGAG CTGGAAGATGAAGAGTGGGAGGACTGGGAATAA
- the BSDC1 gene encoding BSD domain-containing protein 1 isoform X2, producing MDSLMEDGGWWRSWLQQSYQTVKEKSTEALEFMKRDLTEFTQVVQHDTACTIAATASVVKDKLVTEGSSGTTEKVKKGLADFLGVISDTFAPSPDKTIDCDVITLMATPSGTTEPYDSTKARLYTLQSDPATYCNEPDGPAELFETWLSQFNLEEKKGQISELLVTSPSIRALYTKMVPVAVSHSEFWQRYFYKVHHLEQEEVRREALKQRAEQSVHCEEPGWEEEEEEFLGMSPLPCVNLKSPEEENQTTSVPASAAAPLTQEEGPIPSLKEPAEESLSGLATVPAQVSPSESSESVSLVTQIANPASVPDVQLQTGAQLSGTRDLSQRLMEATSEEQVSQPNPAASSQPPPAAHLAMSSEPRGSAGLKEQAESKPRSQQETLKGDGLTDLRVFELNSDSGKSTPSNNGKKGSSTDISEDWEKDFDLDMTEEEVQLALSKVEVSGELEDEEWEDWE from the exons TCCACAGAAGCATTGGAGTTCATGAAGCGGGACCTGACTGAGTTCACCCAGGTGGTGCAGCATGACACAGCATGTACGATTGCTGCTACGGCCAGCGTGGTCAAGGATAAACTGGTT ACAGAAGGCTCCTCAGGCACAACCGAGAAGGTGAAGAAAGGACTTGCAGACTTTCTGGGCGTCATCTCAGACACATTCGCTCCTTCTCCAGATAAGACCATCGACTGTGATGTCATAACGCTGATGGCAACACCCTCTGGTACTACGGAACCATACGACAGCACCAAG GCTCGTCTCTACACCCTGCAGTCGGACCCAGCAACCTATTGCAATGAACCGGATG GCCCAGCTGAACTCTTTGAGACCTGGCTCTCGCAGTTTAACCTAGAGGAGAAGAAGGGGCAGATCTCGGAGCTGCTAGTGACTAGCCCCTCCATCCGGGCTCTCTACACCAAGATG GTGCCAGTGGCTGTTTCTCATTCGGAATTCTGGCAGCGCTACTTCTATAAAGTCCATCACCTGGAGCAG GAGGAGGTTCGAAGGGAAGCACTGAAGCAAAGGGCAGAGCAGAGCGTGCATTgcgaggagccaggctgggaagaggaagagg AGGAATTTTTGGGGATGTCGCCCCTACCGTGTGTGAATTTGAAATCTCCAGAAGAGGAAAATCAAACCACATCTGTCCCTGCAtcagcagctgctcccctgacCCAGGAGGAAGGTCCCATCCCCAGCCTAAAAGAGCCAGCAGAGGAAAGCTTGTCTGGTCTTGCTACAGTCCCAGCCCAGGTGTCCCCATCTGAGAGCAGTGAGAGTGTGTCCCTTGTGACTCAGATTGCAAACCCTGCCTCTGTGCCTGATGTGCAGTTACAGACTGGAGCACAGCTGTCTGGGACCAGGGACCTCTCCCAAAGGCTAATGGAAGCTACTTCGGAAGAGCAGGTCTCCCAGCCAAATCCAGCAGcatcttcacagcctcctccagctgctcaTCTGGCAATGTCTTCAGAGCCACGGGGCTCTGCTGGGCTCAAGGAGCAGGCAGAGAGCAAGCCCAGGAGCCAGCAAGAGACTCTGAAAGGGGATGGGCTGACAGATTTACGAGTCTTTGAGCTGAACTCAGACAGTGGGAAATCCACTCCCTCCAACAACGGAAAGAAAG GCTCCAGCACAGATATAAGTGAGGACTGGGAGAAGGACTTTGATTTGGACATGACAGAAGAAGAAGTGCAGCTGGCTCTTTCGAAGGTGGAGGTGTCGGGAGAG CTGGAAGATGAAGAGTGGGAGGACTGGGAATAA
- the BSDC1 gene encoding BSD domain-containing protein 1 isoform X1, which translates to MDSLMEDGGWWRSWLQQSYQTVKEKSTEALEFMKRDLTEFTQVVQHDTACTIAATASVVKDKLVKTEGSSGTTEKVKKGLADFLGVISDTFAPSPDKTIDCDVITLMATPSGTTEPYDSTKARLYTLQSDPATYCNEPDGPAELFETWLSQFNLEEKKGQISELLVTSPSIRALYTKMVPVAVSHSEFWQRYFYKVHHLEQEEVRREALKQRAEQSVHCEEPGWEEEEEEFLGMSPLPCVNLKSPEEENQTTSVPASAAAPLTQEEGPIPSLKEPAEESLSGLATVPAQVSPSESSESVSLVTQIANPASVPDVQLQTGAQLSGTRDLSQRLMEATSEEQVSQPNPAASSQPPPAAHLAMSSEPRGSAGLKEQAESKPRSQQETLKGDGLTDLRVFELNSDSGKSTPSNNGKKGSSTDISEDWEKDFDLDMTEEEVQLALSKVEVSGELEDEEWEDWE; encoded by the exons TCCACAGAAGCATTGGAGTTCATGAAGCGGGACCTGACTGAGTTCACCCAGGTGGTGCAGCATGACACAGCATGTACGATTGCTGCTACGGCCAGCGTGGTCAAGGATAAACTGGTT AAGACAGAAGGCTCCTCAGGCACAACCGAGAAGGTGAAGAAAGGACTTGCAGACTTTCTGGGCGTCATCTCAGACACATTCGCTCCTTCTCCAGATAAGACCATCGACTGTGATGTCATAACGCTGATGGCAACACCCTCTGGTACTACGGAACCATACGACAGCACCAAG GCTCGTCTCTACACCCTGCAGTCGGACCCAGCAACCTATTGCAATGAACCGGATG GCCCAGCTGAACTCTTTGAGACCTGGCTCTCGCAGTTTAACCTAGAGGAGAAGAAGGGGCAGATCTCGGAGCTGCTAGTGACTAGCCCCTCCATCCGGGCTCTCTACACCAAGATG GTGCCAGTGGCTGTTTCTCATTCGGAATTCTGGCAGCGCTACTTCTATAAAGTCCATCACCTGGAGCAG GAGGAGGTTCGAAGGGAAGCACTGAAGCAAAGGGCAGAGCAGAGCGTGCATTgcgaggagccaggctgggaagaggaagagg AGGAATTTTTGGGGATGTCGCCCCTACCGTGTGTGAATTTGAAATCTCCAGAAGAGGAAAATCAAACCACATCTGTCCCTGCAtcagcagctgctcccctgacCCAGGAGGAAGGTCCCATCCCCAGCCTAAAAGAGCCAGCAGAGGAAAGCTTGTCTGGTCTTGCTACAGTCCCAGCCCAGGTGTCCCCATCTGAGAGCAGTGAGAGTGTGTCCCTTGTGACTCAGATTGCAAACCCTGCCTCTGTGCCTGATGTGCAGTTACAGACTGGAGCACAGCTGTCTGGGACCAGGGACCTCTCCCAAAGGCTAATGGAAGCTACTTCGGAAGAGCAGGTCTCCCAGCCAAATCCAGCAGcatcttcacagcctcctccagctgctcaTCTGGCAATGTCTTCAGAGCCACGGGGCTCTGCTGGGCTCAAGGAGCAGGCAGAGAGCAAGCCCAGGAGCCAGCAAGAGACTCTGAAAGGGGATGGGCTGACAGATTTACGAGTCTTTGAGCTGAACTCAGACAGTGGGAAATCCACTCCCTCCAACAACGGAAAGAAAG GCTCCAGCACAGATATAAGTGAGGACTGGGAGAAGGACTTTGATTTGGACATGACAGAAGAAGAAGTGCAGCTGGCTCTTTCGAAGGTGGAGGTGTCGGGAGAG CTGGAAGATGAAGAGTGGGAGGACTGGGAATAA
- the BSDC1 gene encoding BSD domain-containing protein 1 isoform X4, translating to MADGEDGGWWRSWLQQSYQTVKEKSTEALEFMKRDLTEFTQVVQHDTACTIAATASVVKDKLVTEGSSGTTEKVKKGLADFLGVISDTFAPSPDKTIDCDVITLMATPSGTTEPYDSTKARLYTLQSDPATYCNEPDGPAELFETWLSQFNLEEKKGQISELLVTSPSIRALYTKMVPVAVSHSEFWQRYFYKVHHLEQEEVRREALKQRAEQSVHCEEPGWEEEEEEFLGMSPLPCVNLKSPEEENQTTSVPASAAAPLTQEEGPIPSLKEPAEESLSGLATVPAQVSPSESSESVSLVTQIANPASVPDVQLQTGAQLSGTRDLSQRLMEATSEEQVSQPNPAASSQPPPAAHLAMSSEPRGSAGLKEQAESKPRSQQETLKGDGLTDLRVFELNSDSGKSTPSNNGKKGSSTDISEDWEKDFDLDMTEEEVQLALSKVEVSGELEDEEWEDWE from the exons TCCACAGAAGCATTGGAGTTCATGAAGCGGGACCTGACTGAGTTCACCCAGGTGGTGCAGCATGACACAGCATGTACGATTGCTGCTACGGCCAGCGTGGTCAAGGATAAACTGGTT ACAGAAGGCTCCTCAGGCACAACCGAGAAGGTGAAGAAAGGACTTGCAGACTTTCTGGGCGTCATCTCAGACACATTCGCTCCTTCTCCAGATAAGACCATCGACTGTGATGTCATAACGCTGATGGCAACACCCTCTGGTACTACGGAACCATACGACAGCACCAAG GCTCGTCTCTACACCCTGCAGTCGGACCCAGCAACCTATTGCAATGAACCGGATG GCCCAGCTGAACTCTTTGAGACCTGGCTCTCGCAGTTTAACCTAGAGGAGAAGAAGGGGCAGATCTCGGAGCTGCTAGTGACTAGCCCCTCCATCCGGGCTCTCTACACCAAGATG GTGCCAGTGGCTGTTTCTCATTCGGAATTCTGGCAGCGCTACTTCTATAAAGTCCATCACCTGGAGCAG GAGGAGGTTCGAAGGGAAGCACTGAAGCAAAGGGCAGAGCAGAGCGTGCATTgcgaggagccaggctgggaagaggaagagg AGGAATTTTTGGGGATGTCGCCCCTACCGTGTGTGAATTTGAAATCTCCAGAAGAGGAAAATCAAACCACATCTGTCCCTGCAtcagcagctgctcccctgacCCAGGAGGAAGGTCCCATCCCCAGCCTAAAAGAGCCAGCAGAGGAAAGCTTGTCTGGTCTTGCTACAGTCCCAGCCCAGGTGTCCCCATCTGAGAGCAGTGAGAGTGTGTCCCTTGTGACTCAGATTGCAAACCCTGCCTCTGTGCCTGATGTGCAGTTACAGACTGGAGCACAGCTGTCTGGGACCAGGGACCTCTCCCAAAGGCTAATGGAAGCTACTTCGGAAGAGCAGGTCTCCCAGCCAAATCCAGCAGcatcttcacagcctcctccagctgctcaTCTGGCAATGTCTTCAGAGCCACGGGGCTCTGCTGGGCTCAAGGAGCAGGCAGAGAGCAAGCCCAGGAGCCAGCAAGAGACTCTGAAAGGGGATGGGCTGACAGATTTACGAGTCTTTGAGCTGAACTCAGACAGTGGGAAATCCACTCCCTCCAACAACGGAAAGAAAG GCTCCAGCACAGATATAAGTGAGGACTGGGAGAAGGACTTTGATTTGGACATGACAGAAGAAGAAGTGCAGCTGGCTCTTTCGAAGGTGGAGGTGTCGGGAGAG CTGGAAGATGAAGAGTGGGAGGACTGGGAATAA
- the TSSK3 gene encoding testis-specific serine/threonine-protein kinase 3, whose translation MTWVVSKEEPMVRGQQDIPAAPWWCRLAVLYIAELVSITSCFLTTWELAPHAPASFSNVLLETREFIQRFLPRELQIVRRLDHKNIIRVYEMLESADGKIYLVMELAEDGDVFDCVLHGGPLPESRAKVLFRQLVDAIHYCHSCGVAHRDLKCENALLQGFNLKLTDFGFAKLLPKNRKELSQTFCGSTAYAAPEVLQGVPHDSRKGDIWSMGVILFVMLCASLPFDDTDIPKMLCHQQKGVSIPGHLGISDECQDLLKSLLEPDMILRPSIEEVGWHPWLANS comes from the exons ATGACATGGGTTGTCTCAAAGGAAGAGCCTATGGTTCGGGGACAGCAAGACATCCCAGCTGCACCTTGGTGGTGTCGTCTGGCTGTACTTTACATTGCAGAACTTGTCAGCATCACATCCTGTTTTTTAACTACTTGGGAGCTTGCCCCACATGCTCCAGCAAGCTTCTCCAATGTACTGCTGGAGACTAGAG AATTTATCCAGAGATTCCTGCCTCGAGAGCTCCAGATCGTCAGGCGCTTGGATCACAAGAACATCATTCGGGTGTATGAGATGCTGGAGTCTGCTGATGGAAAGATCTACTTGGTGATGGAGCTGGCAGAAGATGGGGATGTCTTTGACTGCGTTCTGCACGGAGGTCCTTTGCCTGAGAGCCGCGCCAAAGTGCTCTTTCGCCAGTTGGTAGATGCAATCCACTACTGCCACAGCTGTGGCGTGGCGCACCGGGACCTGAAGTGCGAGAACGCCTTGCTGCAAGGCTTTAACTTGAAGCTGACGGACTTTGGATTTGCAAAGCTGCTCCCCAAGAATCGCAAGGAGCTGAGCCAGACATTCTGTGGCAGCACTGCCTATGCTGCGCCGGAGGTGCTCCAGGGAGTGCCCCATGACAGTCGGAAAGGGGACATCTGGAGCATGGGCGTTATCCTGTTCGTTATGCTATGTGCTAGCCTCCCCTTTGATGACACAGACATCCCCAAGATGCTCTGCCACCAGCAGAAAGGTGTCTCCATTCCTGGGCACCTGGGAATCTCAGATGAATGCCAGGATCTCCTGAAAAGCCTCTTGGAACCAGACATGATTCTGAGACCTTCCATTGAGGAAGTTGGTTGGCACCCATGGCTGGCAAACTCCTGA
- the BSDC1 gene encoding BSD domain-containing protein 1 isoform X3 encodes MADGEDGGWWRSWLQQSYQTVKEKSTEALEFMKRDLTEFTQVVQHDTACTIAATASVVKDKLVKTEGSSGTTEKVKKGLADFLGVISDTFAPSPDKTIDCDVITLMATPSGTTEPYDSTKARLYTLQSDPATYCNEPDGPAELFETWLSQFNLEEKKGQISELLVTSPSIRALYTKMVPVAVSHSEFWQRYFYKVHHLEQEEVRREALKQRAEQSVHCEEPGWEEEEEEFLGMSPLPCVNLKSPEEENQTTSVPASAAAPLTQEEGPIPSLKEPAEESLSGLATVPAQVSPSESSESVSLVTQIANPASVPDVQLQTGAQLSGTRDLSQRLMEATSEEQVSQPNPAASSQPPPAAHLAMSSEPRGSAGLKEQAESKPRSQQETLKGDGLTDLRVFELNSDSGKSTPSNNGKKGSSTDISEDWEKDFDLDMTEEEVQLALSKVEVSGELEDEEWEDWE; translated from the exons TCCACAGAAGCATTGGAGTTCATGAAGCGGGACCTGACTGAGTTCACCCAGGTGGTGCAGCATGACACAGCATGTACGATTGCTGCTACGGCCAGCGTGGTCAAGGATAAACTGGTT AAGACAGAAGGCTCCTCAGGCACAACCGAGAAGGTGAAGAAAGGACTTGCAGACTTTCTGGGCGTCATCTCAGACACATTCGCTCCTTCTCCAGATAAGACCATCGACTGTGATGTCATAACGCTGATGGCAACACCCTCTGGTACTACGGAACCATACGACAGCACCAAG GCTCGTCTCTACACCCTGCAGTCGGACCCAGCAACCTATTGCAATGAACCGGATG GCCCAGCTGAACTCTTTGAGACCTGGCTCTCGCAGTTTAACCTAGAGGAGAAGAAGGGGCAGATCTCGGAGCTGCTAGTGACTAGCCCCTCCATCCGGGCTCTCTACACCAAGATG GTGCCAGTGGCTGTTTCTCATTCGGAATTCTGGCAGCGCTACTTCTATAAAGTCCATCACCTGGAGCAG GAGGAGGTTCGAAGGGAAGCACTGAAGCAAAGGGCAGAGCAGAGCGTGCATTgcgaggagccaggctgggaagaggaagagg AGGAATTTTTGGGGATGTCGCCCCTACCGTGTGTGAATTTGAAATCTCCAGAAGAGGAAAATCAAACCACATCTGTCCCTGCAtcagcagctgctcccctgacCCAGGAGGAAGGTCCCATCCCCAGCCTAAAAGAGCCAGCAGAGGAAAGCTTGTCTGGTCTTGCTACAGTCCCAGCCCAGGTGTCCCCATCTGAGAGCAGTGAGAGTGTGTCCCTTGTGACTCAGATTGCAAACCCTGCCTCTGTGCCTGATGTGCAGTTACAGACTGGAGCACAGCTGTCTGGGACCAGGGACCTCTCCCAAAGGCTAATGGAAGCTACTTCGGAAGAGCAGGTCTCCCAGCCAAATCCAGCAGcatcttcacagcctcctccagctgctcaTCTGGCAATGTCTTCAGAGCCACGGGGCTCTGCTGGGCTCAAGGAGCAGGCAGAGAGCAAGCCCAGGAGCCAGCAAGAGACTCTGAAAGGGGATGGGCTGACAGATTTACGAGTCTTTGAGCTGAACTCAGACAGTGGGAAATCCACTCCCTCCAACAACGGAAAGAAAG GCTCCAGCACAGATATAAGTGAGGACTGGGAGAAGGACTTTGATTTGGACATGACAGAAGAAGAAGTGCAGCTGGCTCTTTCGAAGGTGGAGGTGTCGGGAGAG CTGGAAGATGAAGAGTGGGAGGACTGGGAATAA
- the FAM229A gene encoding protein FAM229A: MSSQETPQARRFPIEAGDSPSLAAAPETQEPVATEHTAARQLRRCPGCHCLTLPNVPIDVYIAMGGNSRPRTT; encoded by the exons ATGAGCTCCCAGGAGACCCCCCAAGCTCGGAGATTTCCCATAGAGGCAGGAGattctcccagcctggcagctgctccagagaCCCAGGAGCCAGTTGCCACTGAGCACACTGCAGCAAG GCAGCTGAGAAGATGCCCTGGATGCCACTGCCTGACGCTGCCCAACGTTCCCATTGACGTTTACATTGCCATGGGCGGGAACAGCAGGCCACGGACCACCTAA